A region of the Oncorhynchus clarkii lewisi isolate Uvic-CL-2024 chromosome 29, UVic_Ocla_1.0, whole genome shotgun sequence genome:
cacaaacacacacgcccacacactaCTCTCTAAGCTCTCTTCCTCATCCGTCAGCCAACAATGAGAGACGAATGTTAAAACACACCGCTTTacactctcatcccctctctacctctccttacGCCCTCCTACCTCCTTTCTCCCTCGAAATCTATCACAATTTTCTCTAGTCTAAATCATCACTGAAATCATCACTGAAATCATCACTATCAGACAAACCGGTTCCATTTTCTAAACCCACTGCTTTTCCCTTTTCACTCAGTCCCCTATTCTTTATTTATCTTCCTTTAGATACTTGGCCACCATGTTTTTCTAGCAGTATTAATTTAGTTTCATCCTCTCTCTTTTACTAGTCTCTTCTTCATGTTCATATTACCTTCTTGAAAATTGTGAAATCCCAAATGCCAACCATTACTTACCCATTACAATTAATTAACTCCCATAGAAAATATAGTGTTCTAATATAGCTACATATATTTATCCCTTTCATCACTACCAATTCCTCTATCTCTGTCCTCCACACTGCATCCCCACTGTTAGATCTCCtgctgtttatctcctctccaatCCTGTTTCAAATACGTGCCATCTATGCCACAAAAATGGCCCATAGAATACTATGCTGAAATGTAACACATCAACAGCAGCAGAGCAGTGGACAGGACAGGAAGTGGTGTTACTCACATGGTCTCGTCGTTCTGGAACTCCAGTTTCCCGGCCACCTCCTCATAGTCCTCCTCAGCTTTGGCGGTGCCCTCCAGGGTGTGGTAAGGGATGGCCACTTTGCCCCTGGCCCCGGACATCCGGTGCACCTTCACCTGCATGGTGCCCACGCTCTCGCTCACCCTCATCGAATCTACTTCAAACGTGAAGATGCCTGCGTGGTCATCATCATAGATGGTTACCGTGGCGGTGTGGGCATTGCCGAGGGCGGCTTTGGGGGACAAGTGGGGGGAGAGGTTGCGCATGCTgctggtggtagtgatggtgctGGGCTCCAGGACAGCCACCTCGGCACGGTGCACAATGCGAGGGTTGCTGAGGTGCACGTAGAAGTGCTCATCCTCTTCAAAGATGTCGTCATCAATAACCCCCACGGTCAGCTCCTTCAGCGTCTCACCGGGTTTGAAGACCAGCGTGCCCTCGGCAAACTCATAGTCTGAGCCGGCATTGGCTGTGCCGTCCTCGGTCCGGTAGTCTACCTGCATTGACCCAGGAACAAAACCAACTCAATGCCGATTTAATTTATTCATTAGACAGAAATAATTAAAATGTCCCCCTGGCTAGATCCTTATCTCATCTAAAAACCTTTCCCATTATTACATGTGGCTTGAGTGATTGATTTTTAACATAATAATCTTTCCATTATACAGTATAATTAGTATCAAAGACAAATACGAGTTGCTTGTCCCCACTGACCTTGACAGTGCAGCCGCTTTCACCCCCATGGCGCCCAACAGACAGCTTGAGCGAGCCACAGTTCTCGAAGCACTGGTAGTGGGAGGGTTCAAACTGCAGGTAAATAGTGTGGGGATCCTCCTCCTGTCCACTGGCCTCATGGCAGTTCACCACCTTCCTGGCTTGGTCGGCAGCATGCTTCTTCAGGATGTTCCCAGCACCGATCATCATGCGTGTGGCCTGGATGCGGTAGAAGGCCCTGCTCTTCTGCTGCTGGACCAGAACCTGGTAGTTGGCCATCTCAATCAGCTGCTCCGTGTCCTTGTCTGGGTGCCTCTGTTTCAGCTCCTTCAGAGTGCGGGCCATGTCCCTCCGAGCTTCATCCTCCTCTGAGCCCATCCCCCcgccctcctccaccccctccagcaTGCCGTCCAGCACCTCtttggggtgggggtgggagTTGCCCCCCTGgccatccatctccatgtccaTCTTGGTGAACATGCCGTCACCTTCCGTCTCGATGATGATGCCGCGGGCCTTGTCGACACGGTAACGCTTGTGGATGTACTTGTAGAAGAGCAGGCGTCGGTCTGCGACCCAGGCCTGAACCACACAAATGGGGAAGAACATGAATGTGAGCACGGCCTCCCATACCTCCACCTCCCCCGGGGATATGACAGCCAGGATCAGGTAGAGCCAGATGTAGGCGAAGATGCTCCAGGTTGCTGTGATAAAGAACACCCTCAGGTGCTTGATCCTGCGTGTTTCGTTCTCTGGCACCACGTACACACAGAGGGCGATGATGACGAACATGTTGAAGGCTGCGCTACCCACAATGGTGCTGGGGCCCAGGGAGCCTGCCTCAAACGAGTGGCCACACACCTCGATGACAGACAGCAGGATCTCTGGGGCAGATGAGCCTAGGGCCATCAGGGTCAGGTTGGATACTGTCTCGTTCCAGATGCGTACGGTGGCTGTGGTGGTCTCTCCGTTGGGCTTCTTGATGGTGATCTCTTTCTCCTGAGAGGTGATGACCTCAATAGAAGACATGAAGCGGTCGGCGATAATGGACATGCCCAAGAACATGTAGATGAGAGCCACAAAGTAGACGATAGCCCGCGCCACCTTGTCGCCCACTGACGGGTTCTGAGGGTTCCACATGGGCAGGACCACGCCCTCAGAGCAGGGGTCTCCATCAGAGCAGTTGCTGGGCGGGCTTCTGGGTGCTGCTTGGTCTGAGCCGGCCTGGGAGAGGTGGGTGAGccccaggaggaagaggaggaagaaggacgTGGAGAGGCAGGAGGCGGCGAAGGGGTGGACAAGGCTCAGAATGCGGGTGTGTAACATGCCGGCGTCTGGACATTCGAGTCAGCTGGCTCCAGAGATAAGCCCACTTCACATTCAATGTCTTAACAGACACCCCTGGAAGACACAAGGGAAGAAGTGTAATGAGTTACAAGAAAGACTAGCACAAGCAGAATATTGATTGTTAGCTGCTGCAGATAGATCATTGTAAGGTCCACAAGTCCTCGTCTTTCCCCAAGGCTAGGTGCTCTAGTGGTCGATCACAATGTGATGAGAGAGTTAGTTACAGTGATAGTTTATTCCATCCCATATATCTGGTTCATTAATTGAGGCCTGGATGACAGTGAAAACCAGCAGACCAAGTAAGTAGATCTCCAGAACCTGAATTATCGACTGCTGttttagatgttttttttattgaacctttatttaaccaggaaaagcccattgagacccagggtctcttTTTCAAGGCAGACCTGACCAAGGCAGCAACAAacaatacattacagaattaaaacatacaacaatacaacaacatgatccagcctTAAAAGAAAGCATTTGCACTCCTCTGTAACAGAGTCTCCCATCATTATTTTAAGttcattcagtggcactaacatatgTAGATGAAGCATGGACTGTAGATTATTCCATGCGTCTGGtgcagaagaagagaaggcagtcttgcctaatactgtgaatgtccAGCGGACTTTaaatagcaaccacctagcagaccgggtatggtaactgtGGGTgctgaaggagaccagactacagaggtaaagagtgAGTTTACCCAGCagggctttgtagatgaacacatacaaatgtatATTTCTGCGCATATGAAGTCAGGCCAGCACAGTACAGATGAGCCCCACTGTTGTTTTACCAACCTTAGAAAATCTCCTCTTTGGCAAATAAAGCGCCACAGCTAAATGCACTTACCGTAACCCTGTTTCTGTTGT
Encoded here:
- the LOC139388509 gene encoding sodium/calcium exchanger 1-like, whose translation is MLHTRILSLVHPFAASCLSTSFFLLFLLGLTHLSQAGSDQAAPRSPPSNCSDGDPCSEGVVLPMWNPQNPSVGDKVARAIVYFVALIYMFLGMSIIADRFMSSIEVITSQEKEITIKKPNGETTTATVRIWNETVSNLTLMALGSSAPEILLSVIEVCGHSFEAGSLGPSTIVGSAAFNMFVIIALCVYVVPENETRRIKHLRVFFITATWSIFAYIWLYLILAVISPGEVEVWEAVLTFMFFPICVVQAWVADRRLLFYKYIHKRYRVDKARGIIIETEGDGMFTKMDMEMDGQGGNSHPHPKEVLDGMLEGVEEGGGMGSEEDEARRDMARTLKELKQRHPDKDTEQLIEMANYQVLVQQQKSRAFYRIQATRMMIGAGNILKKHAADQARKVVNCHEASGQEEDPHTIYLQFEPSHYQCFENCGSLKLSVGRHGGESGCTVKVDYRTEDGTANAGSDYEFAEGTLVFKPGETLKELTVGVIDDDIFEEDEHFYVHLSNPRIVHRAEVAVLEPSTITTTSSMRNLSPHLSPKAALGNAHTATVTIYDDDHAGIFTFEVDSMRVSESVGTMQVKVHRMSGARGKVAIPYHTLEGTAKAEEDYEEVAGKLEFQNDETMKLLEVKVIDDEEYEKNKTFIIQLGEPVLLEIGRKHGDSNENKSPNDEEEVSKMGCPSLGEHTKLEVVIEESYEFKNTVDKLIKKTNLALVVGSSSWREQFVNAVTVSAGDDDEEESGEERLPSCFDYIMHFLTVFWKVLFAFVPPTEYWNGWACFFVSISLIGVLTAVTGDLASHFGCTVGLKDSVTAVVFVALGTSVPDTFASKVAAIQDQYADASIGNVTGSNAVNVFLGIGVAWTIAAVYWKTKGKKFLVEPGSLAFSVTLFTIMAFVCVLVLMYRRRAGVAGGELGGPRTAKLLTSLFFFSLWFLYIMLASLEAYCHVPGF